The Chloroflexaceae bacterium genome has a segment encoding these proteins:
- the cobA gene encoding uroporphyrinogen-III C-methyltransferase translates to MTYGLVSLVGAGPGDPELITLKGLRRLQAADVVVHDALIGLELLEECRPGAEIVDAGKRAGGPARPQQWITRLLIERARQGLRVVRLKGGDPFVFGRGAEEAEALVAAGIPWEVVPGVSSAVAVPAYAGIPLTHRAHAASFAVITGHEAADRAESRLHWQALARGIDTLVFLMSTGRLASISARLIEAGRPASTPAAVIRWGTTAEQAQVVADLATIAEASERAGMTPPTLLVVGEVVNLHAALAWFDPARARRLTVSAAAD, encoded by the coding sequence ATGACATATGGCCTTGTCTCGCTGGTCGGCGCCGGTCCGGGCGACCCCGAGCTGATCACCTTGAAGGGGCTGCGGCGCCTGCAGGCCGCCGATGTGGTCGTTCACGACGCGTTGATCGGGCTGGAGTTGCTGGAGGAGTGCCGCCCCGGCGCGGAGATCGTAGACGCCGGCAAGCGCGCTGGCGGCCCCGCCCGCCCCCAGCAGTGGATCACCCGCCTGTTGATCGAGCGGGCGCGGCAGGGGCTGCGCGTGGTGCGCCTCAAGGGCGGCGATCCGTTCGTCTTTGGGCGTGGCGCCGAGGAGGCCGAGGCCCTCGTCGCCGCCGGCATCCCCTGGGAGGTGGTGCCGGGCGTCAGTTCGGCGGTGGCCGTGCCGGCCTACGCCGGCATCCCCCTCACCCATCGCGCCCACGCAGCCTCGTTCGCCGTGATCACCGGGCATGAAGCCGCCGACCGCGCTGAGTCGCGCCTGCACTGGCAGGCCCTGGCCCGCGGGATTGACACTCTGGTGTTCCTGATGAGCACGGGCCGGTTGGCCTCGATCAGCGCGCGCTTGATCGAGGCCGGGCGTCCGGCCTCGACCCCCGCCGCCGTTATCCGCTGGGGCACCACTGCCGAGCAGGCGCAAGTCGTCGCCGATCTCGCCACCATCGCCGAAGCGAGCGAGCGAGCCGGCATGACCCCGCCGACGCTGCTGGTTGTCGGGGAGGTCGTCAATCTGCACGCCGCGCTGGCCTGGTTCGATCCGGCCCGGGCCCGCCGGCTGACGGTGTCCGCGGCGGCTGATTGA
- a CDS encoding SRPBCC family protein has translation MAVTFEQHVDINATPETVWELITDASKWPLWIEQMEQVEGLTEVAPGASFQWRQGNNSGTGAVLDVDQKRMALKLATRMGNDERHHTFDIDRSGGFLSVGAKDSRVRYTYAYDVPGGLLGNFVAGGNPADAMRVKNTLQKLKRLAESVPQVKN, from the coding sequence ATGGCCGTTACGTTCGAGCAGCACGTGGATATCAACGCGACCCCCGAAACGGTCTGGGAGTTGATCACCGACGCGTCGAAGTGGCCGCTGTGGATCGAGCAAATGGAGCAGGTCGAGGGCCTGACCGAGGTGGCGCCGGGGGCCTCTTTTCAGTGGCGCCAGGGCAACAACAGCGGCACGGGGGCCGTCCTGGACGTGGACCAGAAGCGGATGGCCCTCAAACTGGCCACCCGGATGGGCAATGATGAGCGCCACCACACCTTCGACATTGACCGCTCGGGAGGTTTTTTGAGTGTCGGGGCCAAAGACTCGCGGGTGCGCTACACCTACGCCTATGACGTGCCGGGCGGCTTGCTGGGCAACTTTGTGGCCGGCGGCAATCCAGCCGACGCCATGCGGGTCAAGAATACGCTCCAGAAACTCAAGCGGCTGGCGGAATCGGTTCCGCAGGTAAAGAATTGA
- a CDS encoding GlsB/YeaQ/YmgE family stress response membrane protein, producing MMGFILWIVMGLVVGAVAGFVMRSSYPWFVDLLLGIVGAWLGGWLTSIILGVDLTTGFNLTTFLVATVGAIIVIALSRLAFRGRSAL from the coding sequence ATGATGGGCTTCATTCTGTGGATTGTTATGGGTCTGGTCGTCGGCGCGGTGGCAGGTTTCGTCATGCGCAGCAGTTATCCCTGGTTCGTTGACTTGCTGCTGGGTATCGTTGGCGCGTGGCTGGGTGGCTGGCTTACATCAATTATCCTGGGGGTGGACCTGACTACCGGCTTTAATCTAACCACGTTTCTGGTGGCGACGGTTGGAGCGATTATTGTGATCGCCCTGAGCCGCCTGGCTTTCCGGGGCCGTTCGGCGTTGTGA
- a CDS encoding DUF5107 domain-containing protein has translation MRYHIFRQHRRLPPIVPLSALILLLALTLCPPATLANPAPPDGFADPAFRDLWARADLSVARGGAGRSWTWGALPGERRYERYDQAPGGARLVQYFDKARMEIGDPAGDRRSSWFVTAGLLVVEMIGGRVQVGATTFVPRAPAAIPVAGDLADNPDAPTYAMLAPLAGAGREPPRLGQPVSAAFGPAGNGAAPDLARPETAIARYDEVTGRNVPLVFERFMDQQRAWLDPLFVFGRPITEPFWTRARVGGRDTQVLVQAFERRLLTYTPANPEPWQVEMGNVGQHYLRWRHGHALQYARPVSAQPLSVRETTLVIPTYDLTPALRPTSPDDPISPYERLELSQVGPLRPRAYRAVVVENRFLSLTFLPEVGGRLLQAVDRASGRAIFYQNPVIKPAPFGQRGWWLGVGGLEWAVPTEEHGYLEHLPWDLTVSRGRDALTVRSTITERQRGFAVSGSVTLRADEARFTVRLAARNSSGAAEPLQLWTNAMLSPAGDNRVGPGLRFVVPTGQMIVHATGDAGLPGPRMGIAWPRHDGRDLSDPATWTGYLGAFTPEPPPFLAVYDVSADSGVAVAHGPGVAGGKIFGFGPRNDPRLYTDDDSSYVELWSGAQATFWDNPPLAPGATRGIESAWLPLWGLGRLVTATADGALGLARRDDGGLTVTLATPRIVPRATVRVSLDGREVFRSAPLTLRPDLPLAIELPPGAEGKVRVEAAGARLEAP, from the coding sequence GTGCGCTATCACATCTTTCGGCAGCACCGCCGTCTCCCGCCCATCGTTCCCCTCTCCGCGCTGATCCTCCTGCTCGCCCTGACCCTCTGCCCGCCAGCGACCCTGGCCAACCCCGCCCCGCCCGATGGTTTCGCCGACCCGGCCTTCCGCGACCTCTGGGCGCGCGCCGATCTGTCGGTGGCCAGGGGGGGCGCCGGTCGGTCGTGGACGTGGGGCGCCCTGCCCGGTGAGCGGCGCTACGAGCGCTATGATCAGGCGCCCGGCGGCGCGCGCCTGGTGCAGTACTTCGACAAGGCGCGCATGGAGATCGGCGACCCTGCCGGAGACCGCCGCTCCTCCTGGTTCGTGACCGCCGGCCTGCTGGTGGTCGAGATGATCGGCGGGCGCGTGCAGGTCGGGGCGACGACGTTCGTGCCCCGCGCGCCAGCGGCCATCCCCGTGGCTGGCGATCTGGCCGATAATCCTGACGCGCCCACCTACGCCATGCTCGCTCCTCTGGCCGGGGCCGGGCGCGAACCGCCCCGCCTCGGCCAGCCGGTCAGCGCCGCCTTCGGCCCCGCCGGCAACGGCGCCGCCCCGGACCTGGCGCGGCCCGAAACCGCCATCGCCCGGTACGATGAGGTGACGGGCCGCAATGTGCCTCTGGTGTTTGAGCGTTTCATGGACCAGCAGCGCGCCTGGCTCGACCCGCTCTTCGTCTTCGGGCGCCCGATCACCGAGCCGTTCTGGACCCGCGCGCGAGTGGGCGGGCGCGACACGCAGGTGCTGGTCCAGGCTTTCGAGCGCCGGCTGCTCACCTACACCCCCGCCAACCCCGAACCCTGGCAGGTGGAGATGGGCAATGTGGGCCAGCACTACCTGCGCTGGCGCCACGGCCACGCATTGCAGTACGCTCGCCCCGTGTCCGCCCAACCGCTCAGCGTGCGCGAGACCACCCTGGTGATCCCGACCTACGACCTGACGCCGGCGCTGCGCCCCACCTCGCCCGATGATCCCATCTCTCCCTACGAACGGCTTGAGTTGAGCCAGGTCGGCCCGCTGCGGCCTCGTGCCTACCGGGCCGTAGTGGTCGAGAACCGCTTCCTCAGCCTGACCTTTCTGCCAGAGGTGGGCGGGCGTCTGCTTCAGGCAGTGGACCGCGCCAGCGGGCGGGCGATCTTCTACCAGAATCCAGTGATCAAGCCTGCGCCCTTTGGTCAACGCGGCTGGTGGCTGGGGGTAGGCGGGCTGGAGTGGGCCGTGCCCACCGAGGAGCACGGTTATCTGGAACATCTCCCCTGGGACCTGACGGTGAGCCGGGGCCGCGACGCGCTGACCGTGCGTAGCACGATCACCGAGCGGCAGCGGGGCTTCGCCGTGAGCGGCAGCGTCACCCTGCGGGCCGACGAGGCGCGCTTCACGGTGCGCCTGGCGGCGCGCAATTCCTCCGGCGCCGCCGAGCCGCTCCAACTGTGGACCAATGCCATGCTCAGCCCGGCTGGCGACAACCGGGTGGGGCCGGGTCTGCGCTTCGTGGTCCCTACCGGGCAGATGATCGTCCATGCCACCGGTGACGCGGGGCTGCCCGGCCCGCGCATGGGCATCGCCTGGCCGCGCCACGATGGGCGCGACCTGAGCGACCCCGCCACCTGGACGGGGTACCTGGGCGCCTTTACTCCTGAACCGCCGCCGTTTCTGGCAGTCTACGACGTGAGCGCCGACAGCGGCGTGGCCGTCGCGCACGGTCCGGGCGTCGCTGGCGGCAAGATCTTCGGCTTCGGCCCGCGCAACGATCCGCGTCTGTACACCGACGACGACAGTAGCTACGTCGAGCTCTGGAGCGGAGCCCAGGCCACCTTCTGGGACAACCCGCCCCTGGCCCCCGGCGCGACGCGCGGCATCGAGAGCGCCTGGCTTCCGCTGTGGGGGTTAGGCCGCCTGGTGACAGCCACGGCGGACGGCGCCCTCGGCCTCGCGCGCCGCGACGACGGCGGCCTGACGGTGACCCTGGCGACGCCGCGGATTGTCCCCCGCGCGACAGTGAGGGTGAGCCTCGACGGGCGCGAGGTTTTCCGCAGCGCCCCCCTGACCCTGCGACCCGATCTGCCCCTGGCCATCGAACTGCCGCCGGGCGCGGAGGGAAAGGTGCGCGTCGAGGCCGCCGGCGCGCGCCTTGAGGCGCCGTAG
- a CDS encoding cysteine desulfurase, giving the protein MSERIIYLDHAATTPLDPRVLEAMLPYLTQHYGNPSSIHRLGRAALQALDDAREQVALVLGCSHREVIFTGGGSESINLAIKGAALARRAAGVRAHLIVSAIEHHAVLHAAEYLQQHHGFELTLLPVDERGLVRPDDLRSALRPDTALVSVMYANNEIGVIQPIAELGAICRESGVPFHTDAVQAAGSLPLDVETLKVDYLSLTAHKFYGPKGVGALYARRGAPLLPQINGGAQERRRRAGTENVAGIVGLAAALTLAEERRPTAAERLRALRDRLVDGVLAAVPNSWLNGDRIQRLPGNANLGFAGIEGESLLLLLDQAGICASSGSACTSGSLEPSHVLLALGLSPAAANASVRFSLGHGITEADITCVLETLPALVARLRAVAAQGAEREPIAA; this is encoded by the coding sequence ATGAGCGAGCGTATCATTTATCTGGATCACGCGGCCACGACCCCGCTCGATCCGCGCGTGCTGGAGGCGATGCTGCCCTACCTCACGCAGCACTACGGTAATCCATCAAGCATCCATCGCCTGGGGCGCGCGGCGCTGCAGGCCCTCGACGATGCCCGCGAACAGGTGGCTCTGGTGCTGGGATGCTCGCACCGTGAGGTGATCTTCACCGGCGGGGGAAGCGAGAGCATCAACCTGGCGATCAAAGGCGCGGCCCTGGCCCGGCGCGCGGCGGGCGTGCGGGCGCACCTGATCGTCAGCGCCATCGAGCATCACGCCGTCCTGCACGCTGCCGAATACCTCCAGCAACACCACGGGTTCGAACTGACCCTGCTCCCCGTAGACGAGCGCGGCCTGGTGCGGCCCGACGATCTGCGCTCGGCGTTGCGCCCCGACACGGCCCTGGTGTCGGTGATGTACGCCAATAACGAGATCGGCGTCATCCAGCCCATTGCCGAGCTGGGGGCGATCTGCCGGGAGTCTGGCGTGCCCTTCCACACCGACGCGGTGCAGGCCGCGGGGTCGCTGCCCCTCGATGTCGAGACGCTCAAGGTGGATTATCTGAGCCTCACCGCTCACAAGTTCTACGGTCCCAAGGGCGTCGGCGCCCTCTACGCGCGGCGAGGCGCGCCGCTGCTGCCGCAGATCAACGGCGGCGCCCAGGAGCGGCGGCGGCGCGCCGGCACCGAGAACGTGGCCGGCATCGTCGGTCTGGCCGCGGCCCTGACGCTGGCCGAAGAACGGCGCCCCACCGCCGCCGAGCGCCTGCGCGCCCTCCGCGACCGGCTGGTGGATGGGGTGCTCGCCGCCGTGCCGAATAGCTGGCTCAATGGCGACCGTATCCAGCGTCTGCCCGGCAACGCCAATCTGGGCTTCGCTGGCATCGAAGGCGAGAGCCTGCTCCTGCTGCTCGACCAGGCGGGCATCTGCGCCAGCAGCGGCTCGGCCTGCACCAGCGGGTCGCTCGAACCCTCTCACGTGCTGCTGGCTCTGGGCCTCTCGCCCGCCGCCGCCAACGCCTCGGTGCGCTTCTCGCTGGGCCATGGCATCACCGAGGCCGACATCACCTGCGTGCTTGAGACCCTCCCGGCCCTCGTGGCGCGCCTGCGGGCGGTCGCCGCGCAGGGCGCCGAACGCGAGCCGATCGCGGCTTAG
- a CDS encoding exonuclease SbcCD subunit D produces the protein MKILHLADLHIGVENYGRLDPATGLHTRLADYLERLDEALDLGLQAGVDLVLIAGDVYKNRSPNPTHQREFARRVQRLRAADVAVFILTGNHDISPAAGRAHSVEIFRALEIEGVTIADRPRLYEVPTRVGPARILAVPWITRQMLLSREELRGASFADIEYELRRRLERFIEEQARGFDPQRPGIITFHGSLDGAQVGAERVMTLGQDLVLPRSLFIHPGVAYVALGHIHRHQVLHHDPPMVYPGSLERVDFGERDEPKGCVLVEITNGKARWTFHPLRARPFVSIEEDLRRSSDPAGTLAALIARQDLRGAVVRVELRVTREQADTLRSEEIRRLLDDAGAFVVAGIVFHVERAGRRRFAAAEPELLDGLTPRRALELYLRARQPPLSPERIAALLAAADELMGA, from the coding sequence ATGAAGATCCTCCATCTCGCCGATCTGCACATCGGCGTCGAGAACTATGGGCGCCTCGATCCCGCCACCGGGCTGCACACTCGCCTGGCGGATTACCTCGAGCGCCTGGACGAGGCGCTGGATCTTGGCCTGCAGGCGGGGGTAGATCTGGTCCTCATCGCCGGGGACGTCTACAAGAACCGCTCGCCCAACCCCACCCACCAGCGCGAGTTCGCCCGCCGGGTGCAACGCCTCCGCGCCGCCGATGTAGCGGTGTTTATCCTGACCGGCAACCACGACATCTCCCCGGCGGCGGGCCGGGCCCACTCGGTGGAGATCTTTCGCGCCCTGGAGATCGAGGGCGTGACCATCGCCGACCGCCCCCGCCTCTACGAGGTGCCCACCCGCGTCGGCCCGGCGCGCATCCTCGCCGTTCCCTGGATCACGCGGCAGATGTTGCTCAGCCGCGAGGAGTTGCGGGGCGCCTCGTTCGCCGACATCGAGTACGAGCTGCGCCGGCGCCTGGAGCGCTTCATCGAGGAGCAGGCGCGCGGCTTCGATCCGCAACGACCGGGTATCATCACCTTTCACGGCAGCCTCGACGGCGCGCAGGTCGGCGCCGAACGGGTAATGACCCTGGGCCAGGACCTGGTGTTGCCCCGCTCGCTGTTCATCCACCCCGGGGTGGCCTACGTGGCCCTCGGCCACATCCACCGCCACCAGGTGTTACACCACGACCCGCCAATGGTGTACCCCGGCAGCCTGGAGCGGGTGGATTTCGGCGAGCGTGACGAGCCAAAGGGTTGCGTGCTGGTGGAGATCACCAACGGAAAGGCCCGCTGGACGTTCCATCCGCTGCGGGCGCGCCCGTTCGTGAGCATCGAAGAGGATCTGCGCCGCAGCAGCGACCCCGCCGGCACCCTCGCCGCGCTGATTGCGCGCCAGGACCTGCGCGGCGCGGTGGTGCGGGTGGAACTGCGGGTCACCCGCGAGCAGGCCGACACGCTGCGGTCGGAGGAGATCCGCCGCCTGCTCGATGACGCCGGGGCCTTCGTAGTGGCCGGGATCGTGTTTCACGTGGAACGCGCCGGCCGCCGGCGCTTCGCTGCCGCCGAACCCGAATTGCTCGACGGCCTCACCCCCCGGCGCGCGCTGGAACTCTACCTGCGCGCCAGACAGCCGCCCCTCAGCCCGGAACGCATCGCCGCTCTGCTCGCCGCAGCCGATGAGCTTATGGGAGCGTGA
- a CDS encoding alpha/beta hydrolase: MGQERVFQRHQQHIFFKNQDLDFYLSWAMGFSTYQGAELGECLYIASQINESDPASWVRAWKSMAAHLEQAAAFMQTKSRLVSARETYLRAMTYYRFASLCQSPQDADLPTTWQRMRECFRKVAELSNPPVIPLQIPFDGKTLTGYFMRPDATGARRPTLLAVSGGDGVAEDMYFFGGAAGIRRGYNVLMFEGPGQGQAILDGMSVRLDTEALAHQIVDFALGLPEVDGERLAIYGISGGGYAVTRAAAFEKRIKACIANPSIIDLSRLIQSEWAAFQKAPNALKEMLLRIITRRNPVVQVALSKLLWSMGVNRITEYMEKVKQARVEVEQIECAMLCMVSTADPAECIRQTHECYDRLRGQKAIRVFTAEEGAEAHCQVNNLSLSNQTLFDWLDEVLM; the protein is encoded by the coding sequence ATGGGACAAGAAAGGGTATTTCAAAGACATCAGCAACACATCTTTTTCAAGAATCAAGACCTTGACTTCTACCTGTCATGGGCGATGGGATTCTCAACTTATCAAGGGGCTGAACTTGGAGAATGCTTGTATATCGCATCGCAAATCAACGAAAGCGATCCGGCAAGCTGGGTAAGAGCATGGAAAAGTATGGCGGCACACTTGGAACAAGCGGCTGCGTTTATGCAAACCAAAAGTCGCTTGGTGAGCGCCCGTGAAACCTATCTGCGCGCGATGACTTATTACCGCTTTGCTTCCCTTTGCCAGTCCCCTCAAGATGCCGATTTGCCTACCACTTGGCAAAGAATGAGAGAGTGTTTTCGCAAGGTAGCCGAGTTATCCAATCCACCCGTAATCCCACTTCAGATACCTTTTGATGGCAAGACGCTCACAGGTTACTTTATGCGACCCGATGCCACAGGCGCCAGGCGTCCAACCCTGCTGGCAGTCAGTGGTGGCGATGGTGTGGCTGAAGATATGTATTTCTTTGGCGGCGCGGCAGGCATTCGGCGCGGGTATAACGTCTTGATGTTTGAAGGACCTGGGCAGGGTCAGGCAATCCTCGATGGAATGAGTGTTCGTCTAGACACTGAGGCGCTAGCACATCAGATCGTAGATTTTGCATTGGGGCTGCCTGAAGTGGATGGAGAACGGTTAGCGATTTACGGGATCAGCGGCGGTGGTTATGCTGTCACCAGAGCCGCCGCGTTTGAAAAGCGCATCAAAGCGTGTATAGCGAATCCGTCCATCATTGACCTCTCGCGCCTGATTCAATCAGAATGGGCGGCATTCCAAAAAGCCCCAAACGCCTTGAAGGAAATGTTGCTTAGAATCATTACGCGCCGCAATCCTGTGGTACAGGTTGCGTTGAGCAAATTACTTTGGTCTATGGGCGTTAACCGAATTACGGAGTATATGGAGAAAGTCAAGCAGGCGCGCGTGGAGGTAGAGCAGATCGAATGTGCAATGTTGTGCATGGTGAGCACGGCTGATCCAGCAGAGTGTATTCGACAAACGCACGAATGTTATGATCGGCTACGCGGGCAAAAAGCTATCCGCGTGTTCACAGCCGAAGAAGGTGCAGAAGCTCACTGCCAGGTGAATAACCTCAGTCTTTCCAATCAAACGCTGTTTGATTGGTTGGATGAGGTTCTGATGTAG
- a CDS encoding YkvA family protein, translating into MIAELKQRARALKREVYALYIAAGDPRVPWYAKAVLGLVVAHTFSPIDLIPDFIPVLGYLDDLVITPLGVIIALKMIPPEVMDEARRKSEEMVQQGKPISRAGAMMVIAIWLVIIIAIVWSIVNAIR; encoded by the coding sequence GTGATTGCCGAACTTAAGCAACGCGCCCGCGCTCTAAAACGAGAAGTTTACGCTCTGTATATCGCTGCTGGTGATCCGCGAGTTCCCTGGTACGCTAAAGCCGTTCTCGGTCTGGTGGTAGCGCATACTTTTAGCCCTATAGACCTGATTCCAGACTTCATTCCTGTTCTTGGCTATCTCGACGACCTGGTGATAACTCCTCTGGGCGTCATCATTGCTTTGAAGATGATCCCGCCTGAAGTAATGGATGAAGCTCGGCGGAAGTCCGAAGAGATGGTGCAGCAGGGCAAACCGATCAGCCGCGCCGGGGCGATGATGGTGATTGCCATCTGGCTGGTTATCATAATCGCTATTGTATGGTCAATTGTGAATGCGATAAGGTAA
- a CDS encoding VOC family protein — MRNCNQLDLIVRDVPAATAFFRDVVGLPVRVEDARFAELDGGAIMIMLSPDALVPVQEAAGVILHIQVDDVEGALERARRSGAAVLLEPTRTDWGTESAMIAGPEGIIVDFYRQVGPHQPEAAS; from the coding sequence ATGCGAAACTGTAATCAGCTTGACCTGATTGTGCGCGATGTTCCGGCTGCCACTGCCTTTTTCCGCGATGTCGTCGGTCTACCTGTCCGCGTTGAGGATGCGCGCTTCGCCGAACTCGACGGCGGGGCCATAATGATTATGCTCAGTCCTGACGCCCTCGTTCCCGTACAGGAAGCGGCAGGGGTTATTTTGCATATCCAGGTGGATGATGTGGAAGGCGCCCTTGAACGGGCGCGCCGCTCCGGCGCAGCCGTTCTGCTTGAACCGACACGAACGGATTGGGGCACAGAGTCGGCGATGATTGCCGGACCAGAGGGCATCATTGTAGACTTCTACCGGCAGGTTGGTCCGCATCAGCCAGAAGCGGCGTCTTAG
- a CDS encoding ABC transporter ATP-binding protein, giving the protein MPATSLAIETSRLTRYDGLRRSVASVSLAVPAGALLGLLGPPGAGKSTLIRLLAGRLCPASGRGAIFGHDLRRERRAVRALTSVVTAVPPLIGSLSLRANLRLLAVLRGQGAAAPVDMALRRVDLEARAGAPAREAANAERWRLAIAAALLHRPRLLFLDEPTVDLDPAGVAALHRVLRGLHGEGLTLALASQRVEEVERLCTHVALLREGHLLAYGPIEDFLRGEDALLITAEPLPIVAAVAAHFGYEALPAGRGALRVAAGPEAAPGLIAALVSAGARVFEVTAERRGLARCLPELETRKER; this is encoded by the coding sequence ATGCCTGCGACGTCACTGGCTATCGAGACCAGCAGGCTGACCAGATACGACGGGCTGCGCCGCAGCGTTGCCAGCGTGAGCCTGGCGGTCCCGGCAGGGGCGCTGCTGGGCCTGCTCGGTCCGCCCGGCGCAGGTAAGAGCACCCTCATCAGGCTGCTGGCGGGACGTTTGTGTCCCGCCAGCGGGCGCGGCGCGATCTTTGGCCACGATCTGCGGCGCGAGCGGAGAGCCGTTCGGGCGCTTACGAGCGTGGTCACGGCGGTCCCGCCGCTGATCGGCAGCCTGTCGCTGCGGGCCAATCTGCGCCTGCTGGCCGTGCTGAGGGGCCAGGGCGCGGCGGCGCCGGTGGATATGGCGCTGCGCCGGGTGGATCTGGAGGCGCGCGCCGGGGCGCCTGCCCGCGAGGCTGCCAATGCCGAGCGCTGGCGCCTGGCCATCGCCGCCGCCTTGCTCCACCGACCCCGCCTGCTCTTCCTGGATGAACCGACCGTTGATCTGGATCCTGCGGGGGTTGCGGCCCTGCATCGCGTGCTCAGGGGCCTGCACGGGGAAGGGTTGACACTGGCGCTTGCCAGCCAGCGGGTGGAGGAAGTGGAGCGCCTCTGCACCCACGTCGCGCTGCTCCGAGAGGGGCATCTGCTGGCGTATGGCCCGATCGAGGACTTCCTGCGCGGCGAAGATGCACTGCTGATCACGGCCGAACCTCTGCCAATCGTCGCGGCAGTGGCGGCCCATTTCGGTTATGAGGCCTTGCCAGCGGGCCGCGGCGCCCTGCGGGTGGCAGCAGGCCCCGAAGCCGCTCCGGGGCTGATCGCCGCCCTGGTGAGCGCCGGGGCGCGCGTGTTTGAGGTAACCGCGGAGCGGCGCGGTCTGGCGCGCTGTCTACCGGAACTGGAAACTCGGAAGGAGCGCTAA
- a CDS encoding aminotransferase class V-fold PLP-dependent enzyme, whose product MFSPVRADFPALADLTYLNLGTHGLMPEPALRRYLTAVARYEREGYFAHYDLLATRERVRARLAALIGASPATLALTGNASDGVNLVAAGIAWRPDDEVVISDQEHPAVENPFAYLAFRGRLRLRRFSLAMDPQTTLDNLAAALTPRTRLLAVSVVSSQTGARLPPVEAVALAHAHGVEVLLDAAQALGQLPLDVTALQCDYLVSNGHKWLLGPKGVGLLYVRPDRLEGLTPAHVGAGSLREDAPVPTLQPTAARFEFGTRALPLWEGMDATLDWWEERDAAALQAHMAALAAELKSRVAAHPRLRLLSPGPWEHSSALVSFQVADRLDAVELLRALWAQRVLVRAVPERNALRVSTGPFNDSGDLDRLFAALERI is encoded by the coding sequence ATGTTTAGCCCCGTTCGCGCCGATTTTCCCGCGCTGGCCGATCTGACCTATCTCAACCTGGGCACCCACGGCTTGATGCCGGAACCGGCCCTGCGGCGTTACCTGACCGCCGTGGCACGCTACGAGCGCGAGGGTTATTTTGCCCACTATGACCTTTTAGCGACGCGCGAGCGGGTGCGCGCGCGCCTGGCGGCGCTTATCGGGGCCTCTCCAGCGACCCTGGCCCTGACCGGCAATGCCAGTGATGGCGTCAACCTGGTGGCTGCCGGCATCGCCTGGCGCCCCGACGATGAGGTGGTGATCAGCGATCAGGAGCATCCTGCCGTCGAAAACCCCTTCGCCTACCTGGCCTTCCGTGGCCGGCTGCGGCTGCGCCGCTTCTCGCTGGCAATGGATCCGCAAACCACCCTGGACAACCTGGCCGCGGCGTTGACCCCGCGCACGCGCCTCCTGGCGGTCAGCGTGGTCAGTTCCCAGACGGGCGCGCGCCTGCCTCCTGTCGAGGCCGTGGCCCTGGCCCATGCCCATGGCGTCGAGGTGCTCCTCGACGCTGCGCAGGCCCTGGGGCAACTGCCGCTCGATGTGACGGCCCTCCAGTGCGACTACCTGGTGAGCAATGGTCACAAGTGGCTGCTGGGACCCAAGGGCGTCGGACTGCTCTACGTCCGCCCTGACCGGCTGGAGGGGCTGACGCCGGCCCATGTGGGCGCAGGGTCATTGCGCGAGGACGCGCCGGTTCCGACGCTTCAGCCCACGGCGGCGCGCTTCGAGTTTGGCACGCGGGCACTGCCGCTGTGGGAAGGGATGGACGCCACGCTCGACTGGTGGGAGGAACGAGACGCGGCGGCGCTTCAGGCGCATATGGCCGCCCTGGCCGCTGAGTTGAAGAGCCGGGTGGCGGCCCACCCGCGCCTGCGGCTGCTCTCACCAGGGCCCTGGGAGCACAGCTCGGCCCTGGTGAGCTTCCAGGTCGCGGATCGGCTCGACGCCGTGGAACTGCTGCGGGCGCTCTGGGCGCAGCGGGTGCTGGTGCGCGCTGTTCCCGAACGGAACGCCCTGCGCGTCTCGACCGGCCCGTTTAATGACAGCGGCGACCTCGACCGGCTGTTCGCCGCCCTGGAGCGGATTTGA